The Pempheris klunzingeri isolate RE-2024b chromosome 1, fPemKlu1.hap1, whole genome shotgun sequence genome includes a region encoding these proteins:
- the fgf7 gene encoding fibroblast growth factor 7, translating to MRKWMLTWNLQNLFSGLYLHAIFLFGSVCVVYSDCTPEQLAAIMNCSKHERHTRNYDYMEGGDVRIRQLFSRTQWFLTIDDNGNINGTQDPTNCYSILEIRTVSEGGILAIKGVKSQYYISMNKAGQLQGKRIYNENCNFKEVFLENYFNAYSSAKWTKNGKEMFIALSQKGKPMRGKKTRREHVASHFIPMKCREEERRVD from the exons ATGCGCAAATGGATGCTGACATGGAACCTTCAAAATCTGTTCTCGGGACTGTACCTGCATGCAATCTTCCTGTTTGGCAGCGTGTGTGTGGTCTACAGTGACTGCACTCCAGAACAACTTGCTGCCATCATGAACTGCTCAAAACACGAGCGTCACACCAGGAATTACGACTacatggagggaggagatgtgCGCATACGACAGCTGTTCAGCCGCACGCAATGGTTCCTAACAATTGATGACAATGGCAACATCAATGGGACTCAAGATCCCACCAACTGCTACA GTATCCTAGAGATCAGGACAGTGTCTGAGGGGGGCATACTGGCGATCAAAGGCGTGAAGAGTCAGTATTATATCTCTATGAACAAGGCTGGACAGCTGCAAGGCAAG AGGATCTACAATGAAAACTGCAACTTCAAAGAGGTTTTCCTAGAAAACTACTTTAATGCTTACTCCTCTGCAAAGTGGACTAAAAATGGCAAAGAAATGTTCATAGCCCTGTCTCAGAAGGGAAAGCCAATGCGGGGGAAGAAGACGAGGAGGGAGCATGTAGCATCTCACTTCATTCCCATGAAGTGCAGGGAGGAGGAGCGGAGGGTGGACTGA
- the dtwd1 gene encoding tRNA-uridine aminocarboxypropyltransferase 1, translating into MSRLDQDQSLYSSCRDKTTVSSDSSDTHELAKQPLQDLKLASHAVLEKAQQKGRLKCSKCGGSRMFFCYTCCSLVGVTQQEIPLIKLPVKIDIIKHPNETDGKSTAIHAKILAPSEVTIYTYPCIPNFDEDMVVLVFPGPGAVSVQDMMQHLHDRTDSGSHYPFDEPCIKRLKSEEVQGATHTAGNPESGTPEKAKGSESRACPLQRVVFIDSTWNQTNKISTDERLQDLLKVELKMRKTCFWRHQKGKPDTYLATIEAIYYFLKDFHEHCLAQEYNGEYDNLLFFYSYLHSVVNKAKTSAGKC; encoded by the exons ATGAGCCGCCTGGACCAAGACCAGAGTCTCTATTCTAGTTGCCGTGACAAAACAACAGTCTCTAGTGATTCATCAGACACCCATGAGCTTGCCAAGCAGCCTCTCCAAGACCTAAAATTGGCATCACATGCAGTGCTGGAGAAAGCACAGCAGAAGGGCAGGTTGAAATGCTCTAAATGTGGAGGATCAAGGATGTTCTTCTGCTACACATGCTGCTCATTAGTGGGTGTCACCCAGCAAGAAATCCCCCTAATCAAG CTTCCTGTGAAGATAGACATCATCAAGCATCCCAATGAGACAGATGGCAAGAGCACTGCAATCCATGCCAAGATCCTCGCACCcagtgaagtcaccatataCACTTACCCCTGCATACCCAACTTTGACGAGGACATG GTGGTGTTGGTGTTCCCTGGTCCAGGGGCTGTCTCTGTTCAAGACATGATGCAGCATTTGCACGACAGGACTGACAGCGGGTCACATTACCCCTTTGACGAACCTTGCATAAAGAGGCTGAAAAGTGAGGAGGTTCAAGGtgccacacacactgctgggaACCCGGAGTCAGGGACCCCAGAGAAAGCAAAGGGCTCAGAGTCAAGGGCGTGTCCCCTACAGAGGGTGGTCTTCATTGACAGCACATGGAATCAGACCAACAAGATCAGCACAGATGAGAGACTGCAAG ATTTGCTCAAGGTAGAGCTGAAGATGAGGAAAACATGTTTCTGGCGCCATCAGAAGGGCAAACCAGACACCTACCTCGCTACTATTGAGGCCATTTATTATTTCCTCAAGGACTTCCACGAGCATTGCCTTGCTCAAGAGTACAACGGAGAATATGACAACCTTCTCTTCTTCTACTCCTACCTGCACTCAGTTGTCAACAAAGCAAAGACTTCTGCTGGAAAAtgctga